The Mytilus trossulus isolate FHL-02 chromosome 3, PNRI_Mtr1.1.1.hap1, whole genome shotgun sequence genome contains a region encoding:
- the LOC134710797 gene encoding E3 ubiquitin-protein ligase RNF8-like: protein MQIKNSPGLDKISKICEAVNSHDVLKLSEAEQQMKEELENRLLEKEATLLEQLQVQKEGLIEEKEKVEQSLRVAMEKALEEKNKTLQEELIKQKEKLETVILKKETEQKMLEAQLNEVKEEKDKQTEAVLHAKQDILTNFADLMETELQCSICNELFVQATSLNCSHSFCALCIQQWMKIKKECAVCRAPVTTTMRAISLDNYIDTMVSHLSDELKERRKQLVESRKVEQQKFNEENKPKPQAPAARGRGRGGRRGRGARGGRGGGANNPIVVPAANPLTNAAGHHPIIVEDDLEIDGIEITIGDDDVVENSNPYADSDEDSMENSNSSDDSDYVRGDEDAYNGGYGTCYRCGSRGHWANGCPFG from the exons GAAGCAGAACAACAAATGAAGGAAGAACTGGAAAATAGATTGTTAGAAAAAGAAGCTACACTGCTTGAACAGTTGCAGGTGCAGAAAGAAGGATTAATTGAAGAAAAGGAGAAAGTAGAACAAAGTTTGCGCGTAGCTATGGAAAAAGctttggaagaaaaaaataaaactttacaaGAAGAACTAATAAAGCAAAAAGAGAAACTAGAAACAGtcattttaaagaaagaaactgaacaaaaaatgttagaaGCACAATTAAATGAAgtgaaagaagaaaaagacaaacagacagaggCAGTGTTACATGCGAAACAagacattttaacaaattttgctGATTTAATGGAAACTGAGTTACAGTGTAGTATTTGTAATGAACTTTTTGTACAG GCGACATCACTGAATTGTTCCCATTCATTCTGTGCATTATGTATACAACAATGGATGAAAATCAAGAAAGAATGTGCTGTATGTAGAGCTCCTGTAACAACAACAATGAGGGCAATATCTCTAGATAATTACATAGATACTATGGTTTCACACCTTAGTGATGAGCTTAAGGAAAGAAGAAAACAGTTGGTGGAAAGCAgaaaag ttgaacaacaaaagtttaatgaagaaaacaaaccaaaacctcAAGCTCCTGCAGCACGAGGGCGTGGCCGAGGTGGAAGACGAGGGCGTGGTGCAAGAGGAGGAAGAGGTGGTGGGGCCAACAACCCAATAGTTGTACCTGCTGCTAATCCATTAACCAATGCTGCAGGTCATCATCCTATAATTGTTGAGGATGATTTAGAAATAGATGGCATTGAAATCACAATAGGAGATGACGATGTAGTGGAGAATAGTAATCCATATGCTGATTCTGATGAAGATTCTATGGAGAATTCTAATTCATCGGATGATTCAGATTATGTACGAGGGGATGAGGATGCTTATAATGGTGGTTATGGAACTTGTTACAGATGTG gTTCACGTGGTCATTGGGCAAATGGATGTCCTTTTGGATGA